From Mumia sp. ZJ1417:
GCTCCGCAACTTCCGGGGCGTCGAGGAGTCGACCGTTCGTTTCGGTGACGGCGTGACGGTCGTCGTCGGTCCCAACGAGGTCGGCAAGTCGTCGATCGCCGAGGCGATCCGGTTGCTGCGCACGGCCAAGTCGAGCTCGCGCAGCCAGTCGGTGCGCGACGTGAAGCCCGCGGGCCGCGACGTCGGGCCCGAGGCCGAGGTCGAGCTGCGGACCGGTCCGTACGACCTCGTCTACCGCAAGCGCTGGCTCAAGTCCCCGATGACCGAGCTCGAGGTGCGTGCCCCTCTGCGGGAGCAGCGCAGCGGCGACGAGGCTCACCAGCGCTTCAGCGCCCTCCTCGAGGAGACAGTCGACGTCGACCTGTGGGAGGCACTCGAGGTTCTGCAGGGCGCCTCGCTCGACCAGCCCGCACTGGCCCGCATCTCGTCGCTGCACCGCGCCCTGGACGACTCGGCCGGAGCGACAGGTGATCACGACGCGCTGATGAGCGCCGTCATGACCGAGTACGAGAAGTTCTTCACGGCGACGGGCAAGCCACGCGGCGACTACGCCCAGTCTGCCGCCGAGATCCTCGACCGCGAGGCCCAGCTTGTCGCGCTGCAGTCCCGCAGCGCCGAGATGGACCGTTACGTCGAGGACCACACCGCCAACGAGCAGGAGCACGCACGGCTCTCGACCCTGTCGATCGATGCCGACGCGCGGCTCCACCGCGCCGAGGAGGCGGTCCGCGCGGTCGATGCGCTGCGCGACGGGCTGCGTCGTGCCGAGGAGGCTGTCGAGGTCGCGGAGCGCGCCCACGGGCACGCCATGCGGGCGCGTGACGAGCGGCGGGTTCTCGTGACGGAGGAGGCCGACCGGTCTGACGCGGCGCAGACGCTGGGCGCGCGCCTCGGCGAGGTGACGTCCGCCCACCGGGAGTCCCGTGGGCGCGAGGAGGAGTCACGACTCCAAGCCACCGCCGCCACGACCCGAGCTCACGAGGCGCGCCGCGCGGCAGACGACGCCGCGGCCGCCCTTGCACGCCACCGCGACAGGGTCGAGCGGGACGCGCTCGCCCAGCGGGTCCGCCGTGCCCAGGAGGCCACGCGCGACCGGGCGCAGGCGCGTGCTGAGCACGATCCGCTTCGTGTCGACGACGCCTCCCTCGCGCGCCTGACCGACCTGGCGACCGACCTGCAGGTCGCCGAGGGTGCGCGAGAGGCGGCCGCTGCCGCGCTCGTCGTCCGCCCCCTGGGAGGGCAGCCCGTCCTCGTCGACGGCAGCGCGATCGGAGCGGAGCCTTACGAGGGCGCCGTCCTCGACGAGGTTCTGGTCGCCGTCGAGGGAGTCGTCGAGGTCCTCGTACGACCGGGCACACCACCAGCCGATCTCGACCGGCGCGTCACGCAGGCGCGTGAGGCGTTCGAGGCCGCGCTGCGCGAGGCCGACGTCGACTCGCTCGCCGCGGCACGGTCGGCCCACGAGCGTCGCCGTGACGTGGCAGCGAGACTCGCTGCCGCCGACGCCTCGCTGCGCGAGGCACTCGACGGAGCCGCGCTCGACGATCTTGAGACGCGGCTCGCCACGCTCGACAGCCGCAACCGGCACGCCACCGACGAGGACGCCGCGGAGGCCTCGACGAGTCGTGAGGACGGGCACGCTCCGCTCGACCGCGACGCGCTCGAAGTCGCCCACGACGCTGCCCGACGCGCCGCAGATGACGCCGACCGGGAGGCGACGTCGTCCAGGGCCGACCACGACCACGCCCGCGAGGCCCTGGCAGCGGCCGCCGAGGCGTCGGTGCGTGCTCGCCAGGAGCGGGAGAGCGCCGAGCACGAGCACGAGCGGGCAGCCGCCCGCCTTGCGGCGGCCCGCTCCGGGAGCAGCGACGGTTCGCTCGAGCATGGTGTCGTCGCGGCCGCGGAGTCACGCGACGCCGCCGCTGTCACCGCGACCTCGGCGCGTGCCGCGTTCGAGGGGGCCTCGCCCGAGACCCTCGACATGGAGCTCACCAACGCCCGTGAGCTCGTCGAGAGCGTCGACCGCGACCTCACCCGGACCGACAAGCGCCGCGTCGAGCTGCAGACACTCCTCGACGACCGCGCGACCGAGGGCATCCACGACCGGCGCGTCGACGTGGAGGCCGCCCTCGAGGTTGCGCGCGCCACGTGGCAGCGGCTCGATCGTGCCGCCCAGGCAGTCGCCCTGCTCAAGGAGACGCTCGTGCGCCGGCG
This genomic window contains:
- a CDS encoding ATP-binding protein, which produces MTLRNFRGVEESTVRFGDGVTVVVGPNEVGKSSIAEAIRLLRTAKSSSRSQSVRDVKPAGRDVGPEAEVELRTGPYDLVYRKRWLKSPMTELEVRAPLREQRSGDEAHQRFSALLEETVDVDLWEALEVLQGASLDQPALARISSLHRALDDSAGATGDHDALMSAVMTEYEKFFTATGKPRGDYAQSAAEILDREAQLVALQSRSAEMDRYVEDHTANEQEHARLSTLSIDADARLHRAEEAVRAVDALRDGLRRAEEAVEVAERAHGHAMRARDERRVLVTEEADRSDAAQTLGARLGEVTSAHRESRGREEESRLQATAATTRAHEARRAADDAAAALARHRDRVERDALAQRVRRAQEATRDRAQARAEHDPLRVDDASLARLTDLATDLQVAEGAREAAAAALVVRPLGGQPVLVDGSAIGAEPYEGAVLDEVLVAVEGVVEVLVRPGTPPADLDRRVTQAREAFEAALREADVDSLAAARSAHERRRDVAARLAAADASLREALDGAALDDLETRLATLDSRNRHATDEDAAEASTSREDGHAPLDRDALEVAHDAARRAADDADREATSSRADHDHAREALAAAAEASVRARQERESAEHEHERAAARLAAARSGSSDGSLEHGVVAAAESRDAAAVTATSARAAFEGASPETLDMELTNARELVESVDRDLTRTDKRRVELQTLLDDRATEGIHDRRVDVEAALEVARATWQRLDRAAQAVALLKETLVRRRDDAQRHYVAPFKHRIDRLGKVVFGADFEVEVSTDLAIETRTLGGRTVPFTSLSGGAKEQLALLGRLACAQLVDVDEGAPVILDDTLGFSDPARLERLAVVLNDVGRTAQVVILTCQPRRFESVGGARTERLVAR